A single region of the Polyodon spathula isolate WHYD16114869_AA chromosome 12, ASM1765450v1, whole genome shotgun sequence genome encodes:
- the LOC121324151 gene encoding endoribonuclease Dicer-like: MAGLQLVTPASSPMGPFFGLPWQQEAIHDNIYTPRKYQVELLEAALEHNTIVCLNTGSGKTFIAVLLTKELSHQIRGDFGKNGKRTVFLVNTASNVIQQAATVETHSDLLVGKYSSIETTHTWTKEKWNHEITEKQVLVMTCQIFLHVLKKGYLHLSKINLLVFDECHLAITDHPYLEIMKMCEDCSSCPRILGLTASILNGKCDPSELEEKILNLERILKSSAETATDLVVLDRYSSQPREVVLDCGPYVDKSGLCKRLFNELDEALKFLNDCNISALREDKDPTFISKQVLSDCQAVLTVLGPWCADKVAGIMVRELQKYIKNEQEELNRKLLLFTDTILRKIHALCEEHFSPASLDLKFVTPKVMKLLQILHEYKPYERQQFESVEWYNNRNQDNYVSWSDSEDEDEDEEIEEKEKPEANFPSPFTNILCGIIFVERRYTAVVLNRLIKEAGKQDPELAYISSNFITGHSIGKNQPRNKQMEVEFRKQEEVLRKFRAHETNLLIATSIVEEGVDIPKCNLVVRFDLPAEYRSYVQSKGRARAPVSNYVMLADTEITKTFEEDLKTYKSIEKILRNKCSKATDYRELEVEPVVDDDNILPPYVLRSEDGGPRVTINTAIGHVNRYCARLPSDPFTHLAPKCKTMELRNGSYRSTLYLPINSPLRVPVTGPAMSCARLAEKAVALLCCEKLHKIGELDDHLMPVGKETVKYEEELDLHDEEETSVPGRPGSTKRRQCYPKAIPECLRNSYPVPEKLCYLYVIGMALTTPLPDELNFRRRKLYPPEDTTRCFGILTAKPIPRIPHFPVYTRSGEVTISIELQKSGFTLNAQQLELITRLHQYIFSHILRLEKPALEFKPTEADSTYCVLPLNVVEDSNTLDLDFKFMEDIEKSEARVGIPNTQYTKENLFSFKLEDYQDAVIIPRYRNFDQPHRFYVADVYTDLTPLGKFPSPEYETFAEYYKTKYNLDLSNLNQPLLDVDHTSSRLNLLTPRHLNQKGKALPLSSAEKRKAKWESLQNKQILVPELCAIHPIPASLWRKAVCLPSILYRLHCLLTAEELRAQTAIDAGVGVRTLPPDFRYPNLDFGWKNSIDSKSFISSPSSCTEDENYCKHSTTIVPESAAHQGTNIEISTPEWCNQMPVKNKASCEKSPDTLHVTSLSERSRDKNTFVCAKSLTNGTADDLQEDNDCQHYPLTSHKSEISLKSTTSVPKQNTHSIENQPMPSIECTHASSKNLDGHVKKSTSEDCMAVTASSSAPLAVYPDTLELAVSPVCGDSPKTLGPNPGLILQALTLSNASDGFNLERLEMLGDSFLKHAITTYLFCTYPDAHEGRLSYMRSKKVSNCNLYRLGKKKGLPSRMVVSIFDPPVNWLPPGYLVNQDKSGEDKLDADEMMEDDQLANGTTEEDYGDEEDEDEDDDDLMWKEPKDEVNVEDDLEYYQEHIKFIDNMLIGSGAFGKKISLPTFLAAEPSYEWKAPKKSSLANVQYPYDTDEFDYSSWDAMCYLDPSKAAEEDDFVVGFWNPSEENCGADQGKQSISYDLHTEQCIADKSIADCVEALLGCYLTSCGERAAQLFLCSLGLKVLPVVKNSEVASTCNQTELSKGKAKDVEYDWLKIPPRCMFDHPDAEKTLNHLISGFENFEKKINYTFQNKAYLLQAFTHASYHYNTITDCYQRLEFLGDAILDYLITKHLYEDPRQHSPGVLTDLRSALVNNTIFASLAVKYDYHKYFKAVSPELFHVIDDFVQFQLEKNEMQGMDSELRRSEEDDAKEEDIEVPKAMGDIFESLAGALYMDSGMSLETVWQVYYPMMRPLIEKFSANVPRSPVRELLEMEPETAKFSPAERTYDGKVRVTVEVVGKGKFKGVGRSYRIAKSAAARRALRSLKANQPQVQTS, encoded by the exons ATGGCGGGACTACAGCTTGTGACCCCTGCTTCATCACCAATGGGTCCCTTCTTTGGACTCCCTTGGCAACAAGAAGCAATCCATGATAACATTTATACACCAAGGAAATATCAG GTTGAACTTCTTGAAGCAGCTCTAGAACACAATACTATTGTCTGCTTAAATACTGGCTCAGGGAAGACATTTATTGCAGTACTTCTTACAAAAGAGCTGTCCCATCAAATCAGGGGTGACTTCGGCAAAAATGGGAAAAGAACAGTGTTCTTGGTAAATACAG catCAAATGTGATTCAGCAGGCAGCAACAGTTGAAACCCATTCAGATCTTCTGGTTGGGAAATACAGCAGTATTGAAACGACACACACTTGGACAAAAGAGAAATGGAACCATGAAATAACAGAAAAACAG GTTCTTGTTATGACCTGCCAGATCTTTTTGCACGTATTGAAGAAAGGATATTTACACTTATCTAAAATCAATCTGCTTGTGTTTGATGAATGTCATCTCGCAATAACAGACCATCCCTATCTTGAAATTATGAag ATGTGTGAGGATTGCTCATCCTGTCCTCGAATACTGGGTCTTACAGCTTCCATTTTAAATGGGAAATGTGACCCCTCGGAGCTAGAGGAGAAGATTCTGAACCTTGAGAGAATCTTGAAGAGCAGTGCAGAAACTGCGACGGACCTTGTTGTGTTAGATAG GTACTCTTCTCAGCCTCGTGAAGTTGTTTTAGATTGTGGACCATATGTGGACAAAAGTGGGCTCTGCAAAAGACTCTTTAATGAGCTGGATGAAGCACTCAAGTTTCTGAATGACTGTAACATATCTGCACTTCGTGAAGATAAAGATCCAACGTTTATTTCCAAACAG GTGTTGAGTGACTGCCAAGCAGTGTTGACAGTTCTGGGGCCTTGGTGCGCAGACAAAGTAGCTGGAATAATGGTGAGGGAACTGCAGAAATACATCAAGAACGAGCAGGAGGAGTTGAACCGGAAgttgttattgtttacagacaccATATTGAGAAAAATCCATGCACTCTGTGAAGAGCACTTCTCGCCTGCCTCACTTGACCTAAAATTTGTTACCCCTAAAGTAATGAAGCTACTTCAGATCTTGCATGAGTATAAACCTTATGAGCGGCAGCAGTTTGAGAGTGTGGAGTGGTACAACAACAGAAACCAGGATAATTATGTTTCTTGGAGCGATTCCGAGGACGAGGATGAGGATGAAGaaattgaagaaaaagaaaaacctgaagCCAATTTTCCTTCCCCTTTCACCAACATATTGTGTGGGATCATTTTTGTGGAACGGCGCTACACTGCAGTGGTCTTAAACAG GCTAATAAAGGAAGCTGGAAAGCAAGACCCTGAACTTGCTTACATCAGCAGCAATTTCATAACTGGGCACAGTATTGGGAAGAATCAACCTCGAAACAAACAGATGGAGGTGGAGTTCAGAAAGCAAGAAGAG GTGCTTCGGAAGTTTCGTGCTCATGAGACCAATTTGCTTATTGCAACTAGTATTGTGGAGGAGGGTGTTGATATTCCAAAGTGCAATTTGGTTGTTAGATTTGATTTGCCAGCAGAATACCGTTCCTATGTTCAATCTAAAGGTCGAGCAAGAGCCCCTGTTTCGAATTATGTCATGCTGGCTGACACTGAGATAACAAAAACTTTTGAAGAGGATCTGAAAACATACAAATCTATAGAAAAG ATCCTTAGGAACAAGTGTTCAAAGGCAACGGATTACAGGGAATTAGAAGTTGAGCCTGTTGTGGACGATGACAACATTTTACCACCGTATGTACTGCGATCTGAAGATGGAGGCCCAAGAGTTACAATTAACACAGCCATTGGGCATGTTAACAG ATACTGTGCACGATTACCAAGTGATCCATTTACCCACCTTGCCCCAAAGTGTAAAACGATGGAACTGAGGAATGGGAGCTACCGGTCCACTCTCTACCTTCCTATCAATTCACCTCTCCGAGTTCCTGTGACT GGACCTGCTATGAGTTGTGCAAGACTAGCTGAGAAAGCTGTGGCCCTTCTTTGCTGTGAAAAATTACACAAAATAG GTGAACTTGATGATCATTTGATGCCTGTTGGGAAAGAGACAGTGAAGTATGAGGAGGAGCTGGACTTGCATGATGAGGAAGAAACCAGCGTGCCAGGGAGACCGGGCTCTACAAAACGCAGGCAGTGCTATCCAAAAGCT ATTCCAGAATGCTTGCGGAACAGTTACCCTGTACCTGAGAAACTGTGCTACCTTTATGTGATCGGTATGGCACTGACCACTCCTCTCCCAGACGAGCTAAACTTTAGGAGAAGGAAACTGTATCCTCCAGAAGATACTACCAGATGCTTTGGGATACTGACTGCAAAACCAATACCTCGG attCCTCACTTTCCAGTGTACACTCGTTCTGGAGAAGTTACCATATCCATtgaactgcagaaatctggctTCACCTTGAATGCCCAGCAGCTAGAGCTGATTACCAGACTTCATCAGTACATTTTCTCTCACATTCTTCGTCTTGAGAAACCTGCACTAGAGTTTAAACCTACAGAGGCAGATTCAACCTACTGTGTACTACCTCTTAATGTTG ttgagGACTCCAACACCTTGGACTTGGACTTTAAGTTTATGGAAGATATTGAAAAATCGGAAGCACGAGTAGGCATTCCTAACACACAGTATACAAAGGAAAATCTTTTCAGTTTCAAATTGGAGGACTACCAGGATGCAGTTATCATTCCGCG gtatCGCAACTTTGACCAGCCTCATCGCTTCTATGTAGCTGATGTCTATACAGATCTTACACCACTTGGTAAATTCCCATCCCCAGAGTACGAAACCTTTGCGGAGTACTATAAAACTAAGTATAACCTTGATCTGTCAAACCTCAACCAGCCGCTGTTGGATGTGGACCACACATCTTCAAG actGAATCTGTTAACTCCTCGACACTTAAATCAGAAAGGTAAAGCACTTCCCTTGAGCAGTGCAGAAAAAAGGAAAGCTAAGTGGGAGAGTCTGCAGAATAAACAG ATTTTGGTTCCTGAACTCTGTGCAATCCACCCGATCCCAGCTTCATTATGGAGGAAAGCAGTCTGCCTCCCCAGTATCCTCTATCGTCTGCACTGCCTTCTAACAGCAGAGGAACTGAGGGCCCAGACGGCCATTGATGCCGGTGTAGGGGTCAGAACTCTTCCTCCTGACTTCAG GTACCCGAACTTGGATTTTGGTTGGAAAAATTCTATTGACAGCAAGTCTTTCATCTCAAGTCCTAGCTCTTGCACAGAAGATGAAAATTACTGTAAGCACAGCACAACTATAGTCCCTGAAAGTGCTGCACATCAAGGTACTAATATAGAAATCTCCACGCCAGAATGGTGTAACCAAATGCCTGTGAAGAATAAAGCTTCTTGTGAAAAGTCACCTGACACGCTTCATGTGACCAGCCTCTCTGAGCGGAGTAGAgataaaaatacttttgtttgtgctAAGAGTCTCACAAATGGCACTGCTGATGACCTGCAGGAAGATAATGATTGCCAGCATTATCCACTAACCTCCCACAAGagtgaaatatctttaaaatcaACTACCTCAGTTCCCAAGCAGAATACACACAGCATTGAGAACCAGCCCATGCCCAGCATTGAATGTACTCATGCGAGTAGTAAAAACCTTGATGGACATGTAAAAAAATCTACCTCGGAAGATTGCATGGCAGTGACAGCCAGTTCCTCAGCACCTTTAGCAGTTTATCCAGATACGTTGGAACTTGCTGTCAGCCCTGTTTGTGGTGACTCCCCTAAAACCCTCGGCCCAAACCCTGGTCTTATACTACAAGCCTTGACCCTCTCCAACGCCAGTGATGGGTTTAATCTGGAAAGGCTAGAGATGCTTGGTGACTCCTTTCTCAAGCATGCAATCACCACCTACTTGTTTTGTACATATCCTGATGCCCATGAAGGCCGTCTGTCATACATGAGGAGTAAAAAG GTCAGTAATTGTAACCTGTATCGCCTTGGGAAGAAGAAAGGCCTCCCAAGCCGTATGGTGGTTTCAATTTTTGATCCACCTGTGAACTGGCTCCCTCCTGGGTATCTGGTTAACCAGGACAAAAGTGGTGAAGATAAATTAGATGCAGATGAAATG ATGGAAGATGACCAGTTGGCCAACGGTACAACTGAGGAAGACTATGGAGATGAGGAAGATGAGGATGAAGACGACGACGACCTAATGTGGAAGGAACCGAAGGACGAGGTCAACGTCGAAGACGATTTGGAATACTACCAGGAGCACATCAAATTCATTGATAACATGCTGATTGGTTCTGGAGCCTTTGGAAAGAAGATATCCCTTCCAACCTTCCTAGCTGCAGAGCCCAGCTATGAATGGAAAGCCCCTAAAAAGTCTTCCCTTGCTAACGTCCAGTATCCCTATGATACTGACGAGTTTGATTACAGCTCTTGGGATGCCATGTGTTACCTCGACCCCAGCAAGGCTGCCGAAGAGGATGACTTTGTAGTTGGGTTTTGGAATCCGTCTGAGGAAAACTGTGGGGCCGACCAAGGCAAGCAGTCCATCTCTTATGACTTGCACACTGAACAGTGTATTGCTGACAAGAGCATTGCGGACTGTGTGGAAGCTCTTCTTGGATGCTATCTGACCAGTTGTGGAGAGAGAGCAGCTCAGTTGTTCCTTTGCTCTCTTGGCTTAAAAGTGCTTCCtgttgtaaagaacagtgaggttgCTAGCACCTGTAATCAAACTGAGCTCAGCAAGGGAAAGGCTAAAGACGTGGAGTATGACTGGTTGAAGATCCCTCCAAGATGTATGTTTGATCACCCAGATGCTGAAAAGACCTTGAACCACCTGATATCAGGATTTGAAAACTTTGAAAAGAAGATCAACTATACCTTTCAAAACAAGGCCTACCTTTTGCAAGCTTTCACCCATGCTTCTTACCACTACAATACCATTACAG ATTGTTACCAGCGGTTGGAATTCCTTGGAGATGCAATATTGGACTACCTCATAACCAAGCACCTTTATGAAGATCCACGGCAGCACTCTCCTGGAGTGCTGACTGACTTGCGATCTGCCCTCGTCAATAACACCATATTTGCTTCTCTGGCTGTAAAGTATGACTATCACAAATACTTTAAAGCGGTCTCTCCTGAGCTGTTCCATGTGATTGATGACTTTGTGCAATTTCAGCTGGAAAAGAATGAAATGCAAGGGATGGATTCTGAG CTAAGACGGTCTGAAGAAGATGATGCAAAAGAAGAAGATATTGAAGTTCCTAAAGCAATGGGAGACATCTTTGAGTCCCTTGCTGGGGCACTTTACATGGATAGTGGGATGTCTTTGGAGACTGTGTGGCAAGTGTACTATCCAATGATGAGGCCACTAATTG AGAAATTTTCTGCTAATGTTCCTCGTTCTCCAGTACGCGAGTTGTTAGAGATGGAGCCAGAGACAGCCAAATTCAG CCCTGCTGAAAGGACCTACGATGGGAAAGTCCGGGTCACAGTGGAAGTCGTAGGGAAGGGAAAGTTCAAAGGCGTCGGCCGAAGCTACAGGATAGCCAAATCGGCAGCAGCACGGAGAGCCCTGCGGAGTCTCAAAGCGAATCAACCTCAGGTCCAAACCAGCTGA